In the genome of Populus alba chromosome 11, ASM523922v2, whole genome shotgun sequence, one region contains:
- the LOC118031422 gene encoding F-box protein At1g61340 — protein sequence MALGKNCISMKAKRISGDALVSGEEEGLGLKFVRSYSFGRKRVLSSNSILNDEDLLNLDSTFISSLKRLRSLKPDKSNLESLPQDILIRVLCGVDHDDLKQLFHVSKVIREATLIAKDWHFAYSTPRKTQAFRTRIDFGNPSGLDEIEAPNAPKQRRSYKSQLNRKSIADVSVALFASPKKGLFMETEI from the exons ATGGCATTGGGGAAGAATTGTATTTCAATGAAGGCAAAGAGGATTAGTGGTGATGCTTTAGTGAGTGGAGAAGAAGAGGGGCTAGGTTTGAAGTTTGTTAGGTCATATTCATTTGGAAGGAAAAGGGTTTTGAGCAGTAATAGTATTCTTAACGATGAAGATCTGTTGAATCTTGACTCCACTTTTATTTCCTCGTTGAAGAGGCTTCGCAGTTTAAAGCCTGACAAGTCTAATCTTGAAAGCCTGCCTCAAGATATTTTG ATCAGGGTTTTGTGTGGTGTGGATCATGATGATTTGAAACAGCTTTTTCATGTCTCTAAAGTGATTAGAGAAGCT ACTTTGATTGCAAAAGATTGGCATTTTGCCTATAGCACACCAAGGAAAACTCAAGCTTTTCGAACTCGAATTGATTTTGGGAATCCAAGTGGATTAGATGAAATTGAAGCTCCAAATGCGCCAAAGCAGCGAAGGTCTTACAAGTCGCAGTTAAATCGGAAGAGTATCGCTGATGTATCGGTGGCATTGTTTGCATCACCGAAGAAGGGGCTATTCATGGAAACAGAGATATGA
- the LOC118031423 gene encoding putative FBD-associated F-box protein At1g61330 isoform X1: MASPERESQTFLQIARKRLKRQYHSSYHHLDHANTSFTHVDHSVDLPDDVLDMIFSFLPIKNAMQIGTLSTRFKNSWNFNRRLDFDNDFAGGRSPEDFKYIVTKVFDRHAGSRILSFRLCFDPNREELLVEKWIRKSIEKGVEELDLEFYQSGNVFEGRRPFKLNSDVYEAESLKILKLTLCQLDPPPKLKGLHVLNTLVLRKIIITPTLIDTLFQNCFFLETLDVAHCQRIFHLKIFAQKTFKVLKVGDCQEILRIYIDAPNLRSFHYCGHVCFIKFNTVPQLKDVMLSFRPSKGFTETFRVRNLVHDLHPIQVLTTTSTFLEGLSPKFIGGKLREMQFFFGNLKEFHLIMEGAIYCNPYDIISFLKHCPSLEKIFIDLKDFCFVRGPYWELHNRQSFQKYSSSFDCLKFIKLPGFKFQKDELMLVKFFLERASFLEKLVLVTPKSRHARALTPNLQAFYQYLQPWKASPGAQIAVFEHLNDTSVCPKHSKTWY; encoded by the exons ATGGCTTCACCAGAAAGAGAGAGCCAAACATTCTTACAGATTGCACGTAAGAGACTAAAGAGGCAGTATCATTCTAGTTATCATCATCTCGATCATGCTAACACTAGTTTTACTCACGTTGATCATAGTGTTGATCTTCCTGATGATGTTCTTGAtatgattttctctttcttgCCTATCAAAAATGCTATGCAGATTGGAACTCTATCGACGAGATTCAAGAATTCTTGGAACTTCAATCGTAGACTAGACTTTGATAATGATTTTGCAGGGGGTCGTAGTCCTgaagattttaaatatatagttaCTAAGGTTTTTGATCGCCATGCAGGCTCGAGAATCTTAAGTTTTCGATTATGTTTTGATCCAAACAGAGAAGAATTATTGGTCGAGAAGTGGATCAGGAAATCCATTGAAAAGGGTGTTGAAGAACTCGATTTGGAATTTTATCAGAGCGGAAATGTTTTTGAAGGAAGACGGCCTTTTAAACTCAATTCTGATGTTTATGAAGCTGAGTCCTTGAAGATTTTGAAGCTTACTTTGTGTCAACTTGATCCTCCACCAAAGTTGAAAGGTCTGCATGTTTTGAACACTCTTGTTCTTAGAAAGATCATTATAACCCCAACATTGATAGATACTTTATTTCAGAATTGCTTCTTCCTTGAGACTCTAGATGTAGCACACTGTCAAAGGATTTTTCATCTGAAAATCTTTGCCCAAAAGACGTTTAAGGTGTTAAAGGTCGGAGATTGCCAGGAGATTCTGAGGATTTACATTGATGCACCAAATCTACGTTCATTCCACTATTGTGGACATGtttgttttatcaaatttaacacCGTCCCTCAATTGAAAGATGTGATGCTCAGTTTCAGACCTTCAAAGGGCTTTACAGAGACTTTTCGAGTGAGAAATCTTGTCCATGATCTCCACCCTATTCAAGTTCTCACCACTACTAGTACTTTTCTCGAG GGCCTATCTCCAAAGTTTATCGGAGGAAAACTGAGGGAGATGCAATTCTTCTTTGGGAATTTGAAAGAATTTCATTTGATCATGGAAGGCGCAATCTACTGTAATCCTTATGATATTATTTCTTTCCTGAAGCATTGCCCTAGCCTGGAGAAGATATTCATCGAT CTCAAAGATTTCTGCTTCGTACGTGGGCCGTATTGGGAATTGCATAATCGACAATCTTTCCAGAAATACAGCTCATCCTTTGACTGCCTGAAGTTCATCAAACTGCCGGGATTTAAGTTTCAGAAAGATGAACTGATGCTGGTGAAGTTTTTCCTGGAGAGGGCAAGTTTCCTGGAGAAACTAGTGCTGGTCACTCCCAAGTCTAGACATGCCAGAGCTCTTACACCAAATTTACAGGCGTTTTATCAGTATCTGCAGCCTTGGAAAGCATCTCCAGGAGCCCAAATAGCTGTTTTTGAGCACTTGAATGACACTTCTGTCTGTCCAAAGCACTCAAAGACCTGGTACTAG
- the LOC118031423 gene encoding putative FBD-associated F-box protein At1g61330 isoform X2, translated as MPLNRKTSPKTITKAWCKFSYNFSAYIFYVYSHHSNKKVQGRKGFSQWLHQKERAKHSYRLHIGTLSTRFKNSWNFNRRLDFDNDFAGGRSPEDFKYIVTKVFDRHAGSRILSFRLCFDPNREELLVEKWIRKSIEKGVEELDLEFYQSGNVFEGRRPFKLNSDVYEAESLKILKLTLCQLDPPPKLKGLHVLNTLVLRKIIITPTLIDTLFQNCFFLETLDVAHCQRIFHLKIFAQKTFKVLKVGDCQEILRIYIDAPNLRSFHYCGHVCFIKFNTVPQLKDVMLSFRPSKGFTETFRVRNLVHDLHPIQVLTTTSTFLEGLSPKFIGGKLREMQFFFGNLKEFHLIMEGAIYCNPYDIISFLKHCPSLEKIFIDLKDFCFVRGPYWELHNRQSFQKYSSSFDCLKFIKLPGFKFQKDELMLVKFFLERASFLEKLVLVTPKSRHARALTPNLQAFYQYLQPWKASPGAQIAVFEHLNDTSVCPKHSKTWY; from the exons ATGCCTCTGAACAGAAAAACAAGtccaaaaacaattacaaaagcTTGGTGCAAATTCTCTTATAATTTCTCTGCTTATATATTTTACGTTTATAGCCATCACAGTAACAAGAAAGTTCAAGGTAGAAAGGGTTTCTCTCAATGGCTTCACCAGAAAGAGAGAGCCAAACATTCTTACAGATTGCAC ATTGGAACTCTATCGACGAGATTCAAGAATTCTTGGAACTTCAATCGTAGACTAGACTTTGATAATGATTTTGCAGGGGGTCGTAGTCCTgaagattttaaatatatagttaCTAAGGTTTTTGATCGCCATGCAGGCTCGAGAATCTTAAGTTTTCGATTATGTTTTGATCCAAACAGAGAAGAATTATTGGTCGAGAAGTGGATCAGGAAATCCATTGAAAAGGGTGTTGAAGAACTCGATTTGGAATTTTATCAGAGCGGAAATGTTTTTGAAGGAAGACGGCCTTTTAAACTCAATTCTGATGTTTATGAAGCTGAGTCCTTGAAGATTTTGAAGCTTACTTTGTGTCAACTTGATCCTCCACCAAAGTTGAAAGGTCTGCATGTTTTGAACACTCTTGTTCTTAGAAAGATCATTATAACCCCAACATTGATAGATACTTTATTTCAGAATTGCTTCTTCCTTGAGACTCTAGATGTAGCACACTGTCAAAGGATTTTTCATCTGAAAATCTTTGCCCAAAAGACGTTTAAGGTGTTAAAGGTCGGAGATTGCCAGGAGATTCTGAGGATTTACATTGATGCACCAAATCTACGTTCATTCCACTATTGTGGACATGtttgttttatcaaatttaacacCGTCCCTCAATTGAAAGATGTGATGCTCAGTTTCAGACCTTCAAAGGGCTTTACAGAGACTTTTCGAGTGAGAAATCTTGTCCATGATCTCCACCCTATTCAAGTTCTCACCACTACTAGTACTTTTCTCGAG GGCCTATCTCCAAAGTTTATCGGAGGAAAACTGAGGGAGATGCAATTCTTCTTTGGGAATTTGAAAGAATTTCATTTGATCATGGAAGGCGCAATCTACTGTAATCCTTATGATATTATTTCTTTCCTGAAGCATTGCCCTAGCCTGGAGAAGATATTCATCGAT CTCAAAGATTTCTGCTTCGTACGTGGGCCGTATTGGGAATTGCATAATCGACAATCTTTCCAGAAATACAGCTCATCCTTTGACTGCCTGAAGTTCATCAAACTGCCGGGATTTAAGTTTCAGAAAGATGAACTGATGCTGGTGAAGTTTTTCCTGGAGAGGGCAAGTTTCCTGGAGAAACTAGTGCTGGTCACTCCCAAGTCTAGACATGCCAGAGCTCTTACACCAAATTTACAGGCGTTTTATCAGTATCTGCAGCCTTGGAAAGCATCTCCAGGAGCCCAAATAGCTGTTTTTGAGCACTTGAATGACACTTCTGTCTGTCCAAAGCACTCAAAGACCTGGTACTAG
- the LOC118031426 gene encoding uncharacterized protein — protein MEDEADQEHEQEQQHISPTATSQQDYTWPVIRYDLPPQRTHHFFKQFRTSSSSPNNFLKGIKWSPDGSCFLTSSEDNNLHLFSLPDNGSGSDADGCCLAIDEDSYDASLIVKEGESVYDFCWYPYMTASDPVSCVFATTTRDHPIHLWDATSGLLRCTYRAYDAVDEITAAISIAFNPAGTKIFAGYNKSIRVFDIHRPGRDFAQYSTIQGNKEGQTGIISAVAFSPTHTGMLATGSYSQTTAIYREDNMELLYVLHGQEGGITHVQFSKDGNYLYTGGRKDPYILCWDIRKAVEVVYKLYRSSEYTNQRIFFDIEPLGRHLATGGQDGLVHIYDLQNGQWISGFQAATDTVNGFAFHPYLPMAVSSSGHRRFKVPDACDENLPLTGYENCASVWNFSCASMEDGININGGDFTQSENETLHQDP, from the exons ATGGAAGACGAAGCAGACCAAGAACATGAACAAGAACAGCAACACATTTCACCCACCGCAACCAGTCAACAAGACTACACATGGCCTGTAATTAGATATGATTTGCCTCCACAAAGAACCCATCATTTCTTTAAACAATTCAGGACTTCTTCTTCAAGCCCTAACAATTTCCTGAAAGgcattaaatg GTCTCCTGACGGGTCTTGTTTTTTAACAAGTTCTGAGGACAATAACTTGCATTTGTTCTCATT ACCAGATAATGGTAGTGGCAGTGATGCTGATGGGTGTTGTTTAGCTATTGATGAAG ATTCATATGATGCAAGTCTTATTGTGAAGGAAGGGGAGTCTGTCTATGACTTCTGTTGGTATCCTTATATGACTGCTTCAG ATCCTGTTAGCTGTGTATTTGCTACGACAACTCGTGACCATCCGATTCATCTTTGGGATGCTACATCTGGCCTG CTGCGTTGCACATATCGTGCTTATGATGCTGTGGATGAAATTACTGCTGCCATTTCAATTGCATTTAACCCAGCTGGAACTAA GATATTTGCTGGATACAATAAATCTATCAGAGTCTTTGATATACATCGTCCTGGTAGAGATTTTGCACAGTATTCGACTATTCAAGGAAATAAAGAAGGACAAACAG GTATAATATCTGCAGTTGCCTTTTCTCCAACTCACACTGGAATGCTAGCTACTGGTTCTTACAGCCAGACAACTGCAATCTATAGGGAAGACAATATGGAACTCTTGTACGTTTTACATGGTCAAGAAGGTGGGATTACACAT GTCCAGTTCTCAAAGGATGGAAACTATCTTTATACTGGAGGCAGGAAG GACCCCTATATCTTGTGCTGGGACATACGGAAAGCTGTTGAAGTTGTGTACAA ATTGTATAGATCCTCAGAATACACCAACCAGCggatattttttgatattgagcCCCTTGGCCGACATCTTGCAACAGGTGGTCAG GATGGTTTGGTTCATATATATGATCTACAAAATGGGCAGTGGATTTCAGGATTTCAGGCTGCAACAG ACACGGTTAATGGTTTTGCTTTCCACCCATACCTTCCTATGGCAGTCTCTTCATCAGGGCACCGAAGATTTAAAGTTCCTGATGCTTGTGATGAGAATTTGCCTTTGACTG GTTATGAGAACTGTGCCTCCGTGTGGAATTTCTCCTGTGCTTCAATGGAAGATGGCATCAACATCAATGGTGGTGATTTTACTCAATCTGAAAATGAAACCCTCCACCAGGATCCTTGA